The sequence CAGGAACTGCTGAATGGTCTCTTTCGGCACTGGCAGTTCATTGATGTGGTCATTGACCCATTTGGAAAAGTCCTTTTCAATCTCGTCCGTCCACCGGGCATCGATCTGGCCGGCGGTGTATTTGCCTTCCCGCAGCCGCTGGTGACCAAACATGTCGCGCAGGCGAACAATTTCTGAAGTGGTACACACTTTCTCCGCGAGGTGCGGCGGCACAAATACCACTACGCCCAATTTGCCCAATACCACATCACCCGGCATTACGGTCACGGTGCGAATGCGCGTGGGCTTGTTAATGCCAACGATCATGGTGTTCAGATCGCCCGGCGGATTATGATAGGAAGGATCATAGCTGGTATAATAGGAGGTGAAGCCGCCTATTTCTTTGAGTCCTTCTACATCCCGGAGCGCGCCATCGTACACAATGCCATTGCCGGTGCGGGCATAGATGGCGTTGCCCACATTATCGCCAATGGTAGGTCCGTTCCGGTGTGCGCCAAACTGATCGGCCACGTATACATCTCCTTTCACCAATATATCCACCGGCCAGGTGTTCTGTCCGCGTTTCCCTTT comes from Paraflavitalea devenefica and encodes:
- a CDS encoding RraA family protein, giving the protein MHLLKSGITLLLITILCEYTTAQEVQISKEELVALTPEWKGERFPDGRPKVPDKILERMKQVSVEEAWAVMKNASYGYQVAEHWQVINPDSVLVGRAVTAMFMPARPDVWKAIDTLGKKKGKRGQNTWPVDILVKGDVYVADQFGAHRNGPTIGDNVGNAIYARTGNGIVYDGALRDVEGLKEIGGFTSYYTSYDPSYHNPPGDLNTMIVGINKPTRIRTVTVMPGDVVLGKLGVVVFVPPHLAEKVCTTSEIVRLRDMFGHQRLREGKYTAGQIDARWTDEIEKDFSKWVNDHINELPVPKETIQQFLKDRTW